A single window of [Clostridium] hylemonae DSM 15053 DNA harbors:
- a CDS encoding formate--tetrahydrofolate ligase gives MKTDIQIAQEAEMAHIKEVAAQVGIEEDELEFYGKYKAKLSDDVWEKIKDRPDGKLVLVTAINPTPAGEGKTTTTVGLGEAMARLDKKAIIALREPSLGPCFGIKGGAAGGGYAQVVPMEDLNLHFTGDFHAITSANNLLAALLDNHIQQGNALQIDPRQVVWKRCLDMNDRNLRNIVVGLGSKMDGMVREDHFVITVASEIMAILCLADDIHDLKKRLGRIIVAYDFAGEPVTADDLEATGAMTALLKDAIKPNLIQTLEHTPALVHGGPFANIAHGCNSVRATKMALKLSDITITEAGFGADLGAEKFLDIKCRKAGFKPDAVVLVATVRALKYNGGVAKNDLSKENIEALKRGIVNLEKHIENIQKYDIPVVVTLNSFITDTDAENEFIRKFCEQKGCEFALSEVWEKGGEGGVALAEKVLDTLENKESNFHTLYEDELSLEEKIETISREIYGARGVVYEPAAQKQLAKIASMGFGNLPVCMAKNQYSLSDDAKKLGRPTDFDIHIREVYVSAGAGFVVALTGAVMTMPGLPKVPAANGIDVSESGSITGLF, from the coding sequence ATGAAAACAGATATTCAGATTGCACAGGAAGCAGAAATGGCGCACATCAAAGAGGTTGCGGCCCAGGTTGGAATTGAGGAAGATGAGCTTGAGTTCTACGGAAAGTATAAAGCGAAACTGTCCGACGATGTGTGGGAGAAGATAAAGGACAGGCCGGACGGAAAGCTTGTTCTCGTTACAGCCATAAACCCGACGCCTGCCGGTGAAGGAAAAACAACGACGACGGTAGGTCTTGGAGAAGCGATGGCCAGGCTGGATAAAAAAGCAATCATCGCGCTCAGAGAACCGTCTCTTGGCCCGTGTTTCGGGATCAAGGGCGGGGCGGCCGGCGGAGGATATGCACAGGTCGTGCCTATGGAAGATTTGAATCTGCATTTTACCGGAGATTTTCACGCGATCACTTCTGCGAATAATCTGCTGGCTGCTCTTCTGGACAATCACATCCAGCAGGGTAATGCGCTCCAGATCGATCCGAGACAGGTCGTCTGGAAGAGATGCCTGGACATGAATGATAGAAATCTTCGCAATATCGTGGTGGGACTCGGCAGCAAAATGGACGGAATGGTGCGGGAAGATCATTTCGTGATCACGGTGGCGTCTGAGATCATGGCGATCCTCTGTCTGGCGGACGACATTCACGATCTGAAGAAAAGGCTTGGAAGGATCATCGTGGCTTATGATTTTGCGGGGGAACCGGTCACAGCAGATGATCTGGAGGCGACCGGCGCCATGACCGCGCTTTTGAAGGATGCGATCAAACCGAATCTGATCCAGACGCTGGAGCATACGCCGGCGCTTGTGCACGGAGGACCTTTTGCCAACATCGCTCACGGATGTAACAGTGTGCGGGCGACGAAGATGGCGCTGAAACTGAGCGATATCACGATAACAGAAGCAGGCTTCGGCGCGGATCTCGGCGCGGAAAAATTTCTGGATATCAAGTGCAGAAAAGCAGGATTTAAACCAGACGCGGTAGTTTTGGTTGCAACTGTGCGCGCTTTGAAGTATAATGGTGGAGTTGCTAAAAATGATTTGTCAAAAGAGAATATAGAAGCCCTGAAAAGGGGAATCGTAAATCTTGAGAAACATATAGAGAATATTCAGAAATATGATATTCCTGTAGTTGTCACCCTGAATTCCTTTATCACAGATACGGATGCCGAGAATGAGTTCATCCGGAAGTTCTGCGAGCAAAAGGGCTGTGAGTTCGCACTGTCAGAAGTGTGGGAGAAGGGTGGAGAAGGCGGCGTCGCGCTGGCAGAAAAGGTGCTGGATACGCTGGAGAATAAAGAGAGCAACTTCCATACGCTGTACGAAGATGAGCTGTCACTGGAAGAGAAGATCGAGACGATATCACGGGAAATCTACGGAGCACGTGGTGTTGTATACGAACCGGCCGCCCAGAAGCAGCTTGCGAAGATCGCGTCGATGGGATTTGGGAATCTGCCGGTCTGTATGGCAAAGAACCAGTATTCCCTTTCTGACGATGCCAAGAAGCTTGGACGTCCGACGGATTTCGACATTCATATCAGGGAAGTCTATGTAAGCGCAGGCGCTGGTTTCGTGGTCGCGCTCACAGGAGCGGTGATGACGATGCCCGGGCTTCCGAAGGTGCCGGCGGCAAACGGCATCGATGTATCTGAATCAGGCAGTATAACAGGATTATTCTAA